One genomic window of Anticarsia gemmatalis isolate Benzon Research Colony breed Stoneville strain chromosome 23, ilAntGemm2 primary, whole genome shotgun sequence includes the following:
- the LOC142983014 gene encoding electron transfer flavoprotein beta subunit lysine methyltransferase-like isoform X2, whose protein sequence is MCITIYTTKTGRLGENATGTDTDKMLKEITSLILKHTLVSRRHLTPELALRLITPDCPLWRAGEGDVPFKDPFWAFYWPGGQATARYILDNGESVKNLRILDIGCGCGAGSIAAAKMNAKQVLANDIDKYAVTATNINAELNKVNLETNTDNLIGDDCEHFDTILIGDMFYDEEFANVLFKWLDRISANGKTVLIGDPGRHGLTEKRRSRMTLLAQYKLPSDSAMENNGFTHSTVWKLN, encoded by the exons ACAAAATGCTGAAAGAAATCACCTCACTGATATTGAAGCACACGCTGGTCAGCCGTAGACACCTGACTCCTGAGCTGGCACTGCGACTGATCACGCCTGACTGTCCGCTGTGGAGGGCCGGGGAGGGTGACGTGCCGTTCAAGGACCCCTTCTGGGCTTTCTACTGGCCGGGCGGACAGGCCACTGCGAG ATACATTTTGGATAATGGAGAGAGCGTCAAAAATCTCCGCATCCTTGACATCGGTTGTGGCTGCGGAGCAGGTTCTATTGCTGCAGCCAAAATGAATGCGAAACAAGTACTCGCCAATGATATTGACAAAT ACGCCGTTACCGCTACGAATATAAATGCTGAACtgaataaagttaatttagaAACAAATACAGATAACTTAATAGGAGATGATTGCGAACATTTTGATACTATTCTGATCGGAGATATGTTTTATGATGAAGAATTCGCAAATGTTTTGTTCAAATGGTTGGATAGAATCAGTGCAAATGGAAAAACT GTTCTAATAGGCGACCCAGGCAGACATGGCTTGACAGAGAAGAGGCGAAGCCGAATGACACTACTAGCTCAATACAAACTACCTTCAGACAGCGCTATGGAGAATAACGGCTTTACTCATAGTACTGTGTGGAAACTAAACTAA
- the LOC142983014 gene encoding electron transfer flavoprotein beta subunit lysine methyltransferase-like isoform X3: MLKEITSLILKHTLVSRRHLTPELALRLITPDCPLWRAGEGDVPFKDPFWAFYWPGGQATARYILDNGESVKNLRILDIGCGCGAGSIAAAKMNAKQVLANDIDKYAVTATNINAELNKVNLETNTDNLIGDDCEHFDTILIGDMFYDEEFANVLFKWLDRISANGKTVLIGDPGRHGLTEKRRSRMTLLAQYKLPSDSAMENNGFTHSTVWKLN, translated from the exons ATGCTGAAAGAAATCACCTCACTGATATTGAAGCACACGCTGGTCAGCCGTAGACACCTGACTCCTGAGCTGGCACTGCGACTGATCACGCCTGACTGTCCGCTGTGGAGGGCCGGGGAGGGTGACGTGCCGTTCAAGGACCCCTTCTGGGCTTTCTACTGGCCGGGCGGACAGGCCACTGCGAG ATACATTTTGGATAATGGAGAGAGCGTCAAAAATCTCCGCATCCTTGACATCGGTTGTGGCTGCGGAGCAGGTTCTATTGCTGCAGCCAAAATGAATGCGAAACAAGTACTCGCCAATGATATTGACAAAT ACGCCGTTACCGCTACGAATATAAATGCTGAACtgaataaagttaatttagaAACAAATACAGATAACTTAATAGGAGATGATTGCGAACATTTTGATACTATTCTGATCGGAGATATGTTTTATGATGAAGAATTCGCAAATGTTTTGTTCAAATGGTTGGATAGAATCAGTGCAAATGGAAAAACT GTTCTAATAGGCGACCCAGGCAGACATGGCTTGACAGAGAAGAGGCGAAGCCGAATGACACTACTAGCTCAATACAAACTACCTTCAGACAGCGCTATGGAGAATAACGGCTTTACTCATAGTACTGTGTGGAAACTAAACTAA